Proteins encoded within one genomic window of Flavobacterium gilvum:
- a CDS encoding YdeI/OmpD-associated family protein, with protein sequence MNPKVDFYFTKSSKWKTELEQLRKIALDCQLTEELKWGTPCYTLGEKNIVLIHDFKEYCAFLFFKGVLLNDSDGILIQQSANMQAQRQIRFTNVEEIIENQSILKAYIYEAIEVEKAGLEVKFKKTEEFTVAEEFQIKLDELPDLKKAFEALTPGRQKAYLLHFSSPKQSKTRESRVEKCIPKILSGKGLND encoded by the coding sequence ATGAACCCAAAAGTTGATTTTTATTTCACCAAATCATCAAAATGGAAAACTGAATTAGAGCAATTAAGAAAGATTGCGCTCGATTGTCAGTTAACCGAAGAATTAAAGTGGGGCACGCCTTGTTACACACTTGGAGAAAAAAATATTGTTTTAATTCATGATTTTAAAGAATACTGCGCTTTTTTGTTTTTCAAAGGAGTATTGCTGAATGATTCTGACGGTATTTTAATTCAGCAATCCGCGAACATGCAGGCACAACGGCAAATTCGGTTTACCAATGTCGAAGAAATAATAGAAAATCAGTCTATTTTGAAAGCCTATATTTATGAAGCCATCGAAGTGGAAAAAGCAGGTTTGGAAGTAAAATTCAAAAAAACCGAAGAATTCACAGTAGCCGAAGAATTTCAAATCAAATTGGACGAATTACCCGATTTGAAAAAAGCATTCGAAGCCTTAACTCCTGGCCGACAAAAAGCCTATTTACTACATTTTTCTTCACCAAAACAATCTAAAACCCGAGAGTCAAGAGTCGAAAAATGTATTCCGAAAATTCTTAGCGGCAAAGGGTTAAATGATTAG
- a CDS encoding DUF1624 domain-containing protein — MTSPINTRIESIDLLKGLVMILMALDHVRDYFHYSAFLFDPADPVHTTLPLFFTRWVTHFCAPIFSFLAGLSACMAGRRRTRIELMDFLLKRGLWLIFVELTIVGFAWSFDVHFSSFGLRVIWSLGISMFVLAGLIYLPRVGILLFSLVLICCHNLFDNLHFPGNIWWDLIHEQAVYQVTADTQLVIGYPLVPWVAVMSLGYYFGGFYDKTYDAEKRKKLFNWIGAIAIATFVVLRLTNFYGDSTPFTHYPTFSQDLMSFLNPNKYPPSFLYLLMTLGGAFLFLANSEKFKGKFVDIITTFGRAPFFYYILHLYLIHILALIFAEFSGFGWQKVILSTWIGLEPDMKGYGFDLWVVYAVWIAVVVMLYPLCKKFDKYKRAHKEIWWLSYL; from the coding sequence ATGACATCACCTATCAATACAAGAATTGAATCCATTGACTTACTAAAAGGGTTGGTGATGATTTTGATGGCTCTCGACCATGTGAGGGATTATTTTCATTATTCGGCTTTTTTATTTGATCCGGCAGATCCGGTCCATACCACTTTGCCTTTGTTTTTTACGCGATGGGTAACTCATTTCTGTGCGCCTATTTTCAGTTTTTTGGCGGGATTGTCTGCCTGTATGGCCGGGAGAAGACGAACACGGATTGAATTGATGGATTTTTTATTAAAGCGAGGGCTGTGGCTGATTTTTGTGGAGCTGACGATCGTAGGTTTTGCATGGTCTTTTGATGTTCACTTTAGCTCTTTTGGCTTACGTGTGATTTGGTCTTTAGGAATCAGCATGTTTGTTTTGGCGGGTCTGATTTATTTGCCTCGGGTCGGCATTCTTCTTTTTAGTTTGGTACTTATTTGTTGCCACAACCTTTTTGATAATTTGCATTTTCCGGGAAATATTTGGTGGGACCTTATTCATGAACAAGCAGTTTATCAAGTTACTGCCGATACTCAATTAGTGATTGGATATCCGCTTGTTCCGTGGGTTGCTGTAATGTCATTGGGATATTATTTTGGTGGATTCTATGATAAAACCTATGATGCCGAAAAGCGCAAAAAACTATTCAATTGGATTGGAGCGATTGCCATTGCTACTTTTGTTGTATTGCGCTTGACAAATTTCTACGGAGATTCAACACCATTTACACATTACCCAACTTTTTCGCAAGACTTGATGTCTTTTCTAAATCCAAATAAATATCCACCTTCATTTTTGTATTTATTAATGACTTTGGGAGGAGCTTTCTTGTTTTTGGCAAACTCAGAAAAATTCAAAGGAAAGTTTGTAGATATTATTACGACATTCGGTAGAGCACCTTTCTTTTATTACATTCTGCATCTTTATTTAATTCACATATTGGCATTGATTTTTGCCGAGTTCTCTGGATTTGGTTGGCAAAAAGTCATCTTATCTACATGGATAGGATTGGAGCCCGACATGAAAGGTTACGGTTTTGACCTTTGGGTCGTTTACGCCGTTTGGATTGCAGTTGTCGTAATGCTTTATCCGTTATGCAAAAAATTTGATAAATATAAACGAGCCCACAAAGAAATATGGTGGCTTAGTTATTTGTAA
- a CDS encoding alpha-2-macroglobulin family protein — MKKIYLALLLFSTSLFAQQYEKDWNRVITNENEGKIKTANKIVAEIYKKAVSKKDENQIIKCFFYSSKYLQVVDENAQTKILNNLKKQIKQVSIPSQAILNFVYGKCLDDYFREKSYNIQSRTNTTILDDNFLTWSQNEFNTQTNIAFEKTLENEAILKNTPLINYELVFDFVALEKFKKTNLLDYLLSENISFYTQKINQWRFQPKDFKEYKKTLLGNSNEFTSLKLDFAKDTILKKVLSLYQKKETISPTAENQLDRITFCNDYLLKSDSEFLQTLNVLQKTIKDEILLQKILLAKANIYAKEASKETHPDYNIKAISTIDTILSFQNQSNAYKLAQQKKQEINSKSLTVQLQKYTYDKENTRAFIRYKNIDNLKISFFKINQATVSNFNNVIKDSLVGKTKAIQSVTTSLINKKDYLEHTTEVLLPQLEKGSYLVYFESEIDSKGKKGFGHEFITVSNLCLLANSKDQIEYYQVLDRKTGKPLENIAIESPSFSIKTNNKGVATFERKGKTNYYYGYETFKVTSANDSIQIAKNYINNSADYSDDKNDKFEGKVQFFLDRAIYRPGQTVYYKGITIQKKQDTITVVPKTKFKITLKDTNNKSIKTIEVTTNEFGSFSGEFVLPKTGLTGNFSIEATKPENPGNYLIVNKNKNSFSDNVVYEYSSIRFKVEEYKRPKFEITFDPNKESYLVNQIITVNGNAKAFSGSNITDAKVKYQVFRETYTSNGLGYATWGSWTTIDTGETKTDDSGKFSIKFNAVPDDQVSKESLPIFVYRVKAAVTDLNGETRSSVFEINIGYHALKLKASIPRRIETKDKNEIQLNSSNLNDQFIAVNGEIKLYHLKENSLKFKPRVWQIPEIKSISDQDFNRFFPYENNEQTDLRLAQGNLLFTKSVNTEKDKSIPLDFISDYKSGNYKVDFTAKDKFDNPITVSTIFEVIQSKDTINSNNLIIAKQLNNDPKKDGFVMVQLQSAIPELFITTTGNYETKQFFEENTILKNNKALVKIPLNPSFKKAINIGFECIFENQTFTQNLEVDLKEDTPKLQFEVESFRNKIEPGSTENWSFKLNASNTVKESEILASMYDSSLDQFTKENWQSLAFNKYNYNGINYSSSLGFDRTYSSIQNLNPFQKALELNNENINLMWFGFDFNEPYSLHKQQEYLKQISKKSKKPLNAKLISGYITDKDLHLLPGVSLSIGGTQRVASTDFEGHYEIEAAIGEILKVSYIGLKTKNIRINSKRQDIQLDQEDNSLNEVTVIGYGAMKKKSFTGTNEVIEEDTSVHSLAGIEMNLDDKPPGIMIRGSINGKTANPLYIVDGEPMAFEQVQSISPSDILSMDVLKDGKATSLYGEKGKNGVIIITTKKSLEALTQVKARANLSETAFFFPNLKTDAKGKVSFNFTSPEALTAWKLRLLAHNKNAVSGYLEKSVITQKDLMVTPNFPRFFREKDSIVITTKVANVTNEAKTGIAILQLFDATTMQAIDAKMNNTNTTKNFTIPPHGNTSVSWKIYIPEGLQGVQYKVLAKAGNFSDGEENILPVLTNNMLVTESIPIWVRENSKKEYTFENLKNNTSTTLKNHQFTLEYTSNPSWIAIQSLPYLMEYEHECAEQTFARFYANALATEIIASNPKIAAVFETWRKNGKLNSKLEENEELKSIILAETPWLNDAQSEDEKKKNLALLFDLEKMKTSQEATFDKLKQKQKPSGGFAWFDGSEENEYITRHILAGLGHLSKLSPTENNNAKIKEIATTGIPFLDQKFLEYLKRRIQNLKTTDKLIWINPYSDLHYLYTRSFYLENYPLSDTLKKATKLYLETAKKDWLNYSLYEKGMTALVLNRFGEKETAKKIIESLKETASNNEDWGMYWIANKSGWYWYQAPIETQALLIEAFAEVSNDTKSVDAMKVWLLKNKQTKNWPTTKSTTEAIYALLMQGTDWMSVKDNTVFKIGAEKILTKKLSENEKEAETGYLKLNWKADEIKKEMATISVENKSKVPGFGGIYWQYFEDLDKIKSNSGDNLSITKELYLKKSTNKGENLEKISSNNPLKTGDLVTVRIVISAKEDMEFVHLKDMRAACFEPVDVISSYQYKAGLGFYKSTKDVATHFFFDRINKGTYVLEYDIRVNNTGDFSNGISTIESMYAPEFSGHSKGIRLKVE, encoded by the coding sequence ATGAAGAAAATTTATTTGGCTCTCCTATTATTCTCAACTTCTCTGTTTGCTCAACAATACGAAAAGGATTGGAACAGGGTTATCACGAACGAAAATGAAGGCAAAATAAAAACCGCCAATAAAATTGTTGCTGAAATCTACAAGAAAGCGGTTTCTAAAAAAGATGAAAATCAGATTATCAAATGTTTTTTTTATTCTTCCAAGTATTTACAAGTGGTCGATGAGAATGCACAAACCAAAATTTTGAATAATCTAAAAAAACAAATCAAACAAGTCAGCATTCCATCTCAAGCGATATTGAATTTTGTTTACGGAAAATGTTTGGATGATTATTTTAGGGAAAAAAGCTACAATATACAAAGCAGAACCAACACCACCATTCTGGATGATAACTTCTTGACTTGGAGTCAAAATGAGTTTAATACCCAAACGAATATTGCATTTGAAAAAACGCTGGAAAACGAAGCTATTTTAAAAAACACACCATTAATCAATTATGAACTTGTATTTGATTTTGTCGCCTTGGAAAAATTTAAAAAAACAAATCTTTTAGATTATCTGCTGAGCGAAAACATTTCTTTTTATACCCAAAAGATAAATCAATGGCGTTTTCAACCGAAAGATTTTAAGGAATATAAAAAAACACTTTTGGGTAATTCTAATGAATTTACTTCTCTAAAATTAGATTTTGCAAAAGATACTATCCTCAAAAAAGTTCTTTCTTTATACCAAAAAAAAGAAACGATTAGTCCTACTGCCGAAAATCAACTGGATAGGATTACTTTTTGCAATGATTATCTTTTAAAATCAGATTCGGAGTTTTTACAAACTTTGAATGTTCTTCAAAAAACCATCAAAGATGAAATACTGTTACAAAAAATTCTGCTAGCCAAAGCCAACATTTATGCCAAAGAAGCATCAAAAGAAACACATCCCGACTATAATATAAAGGCCATTAGCACAATTGACACTATTTTGTCATTTCAGAATCAATCGAATGCTTATAAATTAGCACAACAAAAAAAACAAGAAATCAACTCCAAATCACTTACTGTTCAACTTCAAAAATACACTTACGACAAAGAAAACACCAGAGCTTTTATACGTTATAAAAACATAGACAACCTGAAAATTTCATTTTTCAAAATCAATCAAGCAACCGTTTCGAACTTTAACAATGTTATAAAGGATTCGCTTGTCGGCAAAACAAAAGCAATCCAATCTGTCACTACGTCTTTAATTAACAAAAAAGATTATCTAGAACACACAACCGAAGTGTTATTACCTCAATTGGAAAAAGGGAGTTATTTGGTTTATTTTGAAAGTGAAATAGACTCCAAAGGCAAAAAGGGATTTGGGCATGAATTCATCACAGTTTCCAATTTATGTCTTTTGGCCAATTCAAAAGACCAAATTGAATATTATCAGGTTTTGGATCGAAAAACAGGAAAACCATTGGAAAATATTGCGATTGAATCTCCTTCTTTTTCAATAAAAACCAATAATAAAGGAGTAGCCACATTTGAAAGAAAAGGCAAAACAAATTATTACTATGGATATGAAACCTTCAAGGTAACTTCCGCAAATGATTCGATACAAATTGCAAAAAATTACATTAATAATAGTGCTGATTATTCAGATGATAAAAACGATAAATTTGAAGGAAAAGTTCAGTTTTTTCTAGATCGTGCCATTTATCGTCCAGGACAAACCGTCTATTATAAAGGAATAACTATTCAGAAAAAACAAGATACTATAACTGTTGTTCCAAAAACAAAATTCAAGATTACATTAAAAGATACCAACAATAAAAGCATTAAAACAATTGAAGTTACAACCAATGAATTCGGTTCTTTTTCGGGAGAATTTGTTTTACCTAAAACAGGTTTGACAGGAAATTTTAGCATCGAAGCTACTAAACCTGAAAACCCCGGAAATTATCTTATTGTCAACAAAAATAAAAACTCGTTTTCGGATAACGTAGTTTATGAATATTCTAGCATCCGATTCAAAGTCGAAGAATACAAGCGCCCAAAGTTTGAAATTACATTTGACCCAAACAAAGAAAGCTATCTAGTTAATCAAATAATTACCGTAAATGGAAATGCAAAAGCATTTTCAGGAAGTAACATAACAGATGCCAAAGTAAAATATCAAGTATTTAGGGAAACTTATACTTCAAATGGGCTGGGTTATGCTACATGGGGTAGTTGGACAACTATAGATACAGGAGAAACGAAAACGGATGATTCTGGTAAATTCAGTATCAAATTTAATGCAGTACCAGATGACCAGGTGAGCAAAGAAAGTCTGCCAATTTTTGTATATCGAGTAAAAGCAGCTGTTACTGATTTGAATGGAGAAACACGTTCCTCCGTTTTCGAAATTAACATAGGATATCACGCTTTGAAACTAAAAGCTTCAATACCTCGAAGAATTGAAACAAAAGACAAAAATGAAATCCAGCTCAATAGCTCTAATCTAAATGACCAATTTATAGCTGTAAATGGTGAAATAAAATTGTATCATCTTAAAGAAAATAGTTTAAAATTCAAGCCTAGAGTTTGGCAAATCCCTGAAATTAAAAGTATTTCCGATCAGGATTTTAATCGTTTTTTTCCATATGAAAATAACGAACAAACAGACTTACGATTAGCTCAAGGCAATTTGCTTTTTACAAAATCTGTAAATACAGAAAAAGACAAATCGATTCCTCTTGATTTCATTTCTGATTATAAATCCGGAAATTACAAAGTCGATTTTACAGCAAAGGACAAGTTTGACAACCCAATTACAGTCAGCACAATTTTTGAAGTCATTCAAAGTAAAGATACCATAAACTCAAACAACCTTATCATTGCAAAACAACTCAATAATGACCCTAAAAAGGACGGATTTGTAATGGTGCAGTTACAATCTGCTATTCCCGAACTTTTCATTACCACAACCGGAAATTATGAAACAAAACAGTTTTTTGAGGAGAATACTATACTGAAAAACAATAAGGCTCTTGTAAAAATACCGCTGAATCCATCATTTAAAAAAGCCATAAACATAGGATTTGAATGTATTTTCGAAAACCAAACCTTTACTCAAAATTTAGAGGTAGATTTAAAAGAGGATACACCCAAATTACAATTTGAGGTTGAAAGTTTCAGAAACAAAATAGAACCCGGAAGCACCGAAAATTGGTCTTTTAAATTGAATGCATCCAACACTGTAAAAGAATCAGAAATACTGGCATCGATGTATGATAGCTCGCTGGATCAATTTACGAAGGAAAATTGGCAGAGTTTGGCTTTTAACAAATACAACTATAATGGAATAAATTATAGCTCTTCTTTGGGATTTGATAGAACGTATTCGTCAATCCAAAATCTCAATCCTTTTCAAAAAGCATTGGAATTAAATAATGAAAACATAAATTTAATGTGGTTTGGATTTGACTTCAATGAACCTTATTCCCTTCATAAGCAACAAGAATACTTAAAACAAATCTCCAAAAAAAGTAAAAAACCGCTTAATGCCAAATTAATTTCGGGTTATATTACAGACAAAGACCTACACCTCCTACCTGGAGTAAGTCTCTCAATAGGCGGAACACAAAGAGTCGCTTCCACTGATTTTGAGGGTCATTATGAGATTGAAGCTGCAATTGGTGAAATTTTGAAAGTTTCCTACATAGGTCTTAAAACAAAAAACATTCGCATTAATTCCAAACGACAGGATATTCAGCTTGATCAAGAAGACAATTCCTTGAATGAAGTCACTGTTATAGGTTATGGGGCAATGAAAAAGAAAAGCTTCACAGGCACTAATGAAGTAATTGAAGAAGACACATCTGTTCACAGCCTAGCCGGTATAGAAATGAATCTTGATGATAAACCCCCAGGAATTATGATCAGAGGATCCATTAATGGAAAAACCGCCAATCCGCTGTACATTGTAGATGGAGAACCTATGGCTTTTGAACAAGTTCAATCAATCTCACCGTCTGATATCCTTTCAATGGATGTTTTAAAAGACGGAAAAGCCACCTCTTTATATGGAGAAAAAGGCAAAAATGGAGTCATCATAATCACAACAAAAAAATCTTTAGAAGCATTAACTCAAGTAAAAGCAAGAGCCAATTTATCTGAAACAGCTTTCTTTTTCCCAAATCTAAAAACAGATGCCAAAGGAAAAGTGAGTTTTAATTTCACTTCTCCGGAAGCATTGACTGCATGGAAACTTCGTTTATTGGCACATAACAAAAATGCGGTTTCGGGTTATCTTGAAAAAAGCGTCATTACTCAAAAAGACCTGATGGTAACACCTAATTTCCCGAGATTCTTTAGGGAAAAAGACAGTATTGTAATCACCACAAAAGTGGCAAATGTTACTAACGAAGCCAAAACCGGCATTGCGATACTGCAACTTTTTGACGCCACAACAATGCAGGCAATTGATGCCAAAATGAACAATACAAACACTACCAAAAACTTCACTATTCCTCCGCACGGCAATACTTCGGTAAGTTGGAAAATCTATATTCCCGAAGGTTTGCAAGGTGTTCAATACAAAGTTTTGGCCAAAGCAGGCAATTTCTCGGATGGGGAAGAAAATATCTTGCCTGTACTAACAAACAATATGCTCGTTACCGAAAGTATTCCGATTTGGGTTAGAGAAAATTCAAAAAAGGAATACACTTTTGAAAATCTGAAAAACAATACTTCGACCACTTTAAAAAACCATCAATTTACGTTGGAATACACTTCGAATCCTTCCTGGATTGCCATTCAGTCCTTACCTTATTTGATGGAGTACGAACACGAATGTGCGGAGCAGACTTTCGCAAGATTTTATGCCAATGCCTTGGCTACTGAAATCATTGCAAGTAATCCAAAAATAGCCGCTGTTTTTGAAACTTGGAGAAAAAACGGAAAGTTGAATTCCAAACTCGAAGAAAACGAGGAATTAAAATCGATTATTCTTGCGGAAACACCTTGGCTGAATGATGCTCAAAGCGAAGACGAAAAGAAAAAGAATCTGGCTTTGCTTTTTGATTTGGAGAAAATGAAAACTTCGCAGGAAGCCACTTTTGATAAATTAAAACAAAAACAAAAACCGTCAGGAGGATTTGCCTGGTTTGATGGAAGCGAGGAAAACGAATACATTACCCGACATATTCTTGCCGGTTTGGGTCATCTTTCCAAATTAAGTCCAACCGAAAATAACAATGCTAAAATCAAAGAAATTGCTACGACCGGAATTCCGTTTTTAGACCAAAAGTTTTTGGAATACCTCAAAAGAAGAATTCAAAATTTAAAAACAACTGATAAATTAATCTGGATAAACCCTTATTCTGATTTGCATTATTTATACACCCGAAGTTTTTATTTAGAAAATTATCCGCTTTCGGATACATTGAAAAAAGCAACCAAATTATATCTCGAAACTGCCAAAAAAGATTGGCTCAACTATTCGTTGTATGAAAAAGGAATGACGGCTTTGGTATTGAATCGTTTTGGCGAAAAAGAAACTGCCAAAAAAATTATTGAAAGTCTGAAAGAAACCGCTTCCAACAACGAAGACTGGGGAATGTATTGGATTGCCAACAAATCGGGCTGGTATTGGTATCAGGCGCCGATAGAAACTCAGGCACTGTTGATTGAAGCTTTTGCCGAAGTTTCCAACGACACCAAATCTGTAGACGCGATGAAAGTTTGGTTGTTAAAAAACAAGCAAACCAAAAACTGGCCCACCACAAAATCCACCACCGAAGCAATTTATGCGCTGCTGATGCAGGGAACCGATTGGATGAGTGTAAAAGACAATACTGTTTTTAAAATTGGAGCTGAAAAAATCCTGACCAAAAAACTGTCTGAAAACGAAAAAGAAGCCGAAACCGGGTATCTAAAACTCAACTGGAAAGCCGATGAAATCAAAAAAGAAATGGCAACAATCTCAGTCGAAAACAAATCGAAAGTTCCGGGTTTCGGAGGTATTTATTGGCAATATTTTGAGGATTTGGATAAAATCAAAAGCAATTCGGGAGATAATTTATCCATTACAAAAGAATTGTATCTGAAGAAATCCACCAATAAAGGAGAAAACCTGGAAAAAATCTCTTCGAACAATCCGCTGAAAACGGGAGATTTAGTGACCGTAAGAATTGTTATTTCTGCCAAGGAAGACATGGAATTTGTACACTTAAAAGATATGCGGGCAGCTTGTTTTGAACCTGTAGATGTGATTTCGTCCTATCAATATAAAGCGGGTCTGGGATTTTATAAAAGTACCAAAGACGTAGCAACCCATTTCTTCTTTGACCGGATAAACAAGGGAACTTATGTATTGGAATACGACATTCGGGTGAATAACACCGGGGATTTCTCCAACGGAATTTCAACGATTGAAAGTATGTATGCACCGGAATTTTCGGGACATAGCAAAGGAATTCGATTAAAAGTTGAGTAA
- a CDS encoding Uma2 family endonuclease, whose amino-acid sequence MIMITNINELDFDKTYSYADYLTWKFQERVEIFKGKLFKMSPAPSTSHQKVSMKLTKFILQKFSNHPCNLFAAPFDVRLLDKKKTTNDSEIFTVVQPDLCVICDENKLDQRGAFGAPDLVIEILSPGNSKKELKYKFDLYEEAGVLEYWIVNPEDKTFLIYVLKDNQFIGLHPLIEEDQIKSPLFPQLDFVLEEIFK is encoded by the coding sequence ATGATTATGATAACGAATATCAATGAATTGGATTTTGACAAAACCTATTCCTACGCCGATTATCTTACTTGGAAATTTCAGGAAAGGGTGGAGATCTTTAAGGGAAAACTTTTCAAAATGAGTCCTGCTCCAAGCACTTCTCATCAAAAAGTGTCAATGAAGCTGACCAAATTTATATTGCAAAAATTCAGCAATCATCCCTGCAATTTATTTGCTGCTCCTTTTGATGTCCGATTATTAGACAAAAAGAAAACCACAAATGACAGCGAAATTTTCACGGTGGTTCAACCCGATTTGTGTGTTATTTGTGATGAAAACAAGCTTGACCAGAGGGGTGCTTTTGGTGCTCCCGACTTGGTTATCGAAATACTTTCTCCGGGAAATTCAAAAAAAGAATTAAAATATAAGTTTGATTTATACGAAGAAGCAGGAGTTTTAGAATATTGGATAGTAAATCCCGAAGACAAAACATTTTTAATATATGTTTTGAAAGACAATCAATTCATAGGATTACATCCTTTAATCGAAGAAGACCAAATAAAAAGCCCATTATTTCCTCAATTGGATTTTGTTTTGGAAGAAATTTTCAAATAA
- a CDS encoding UDP-2,3-diacylglucosamine diphosphatase, producing MKRKRKIPLVVLSDVHLGTYGCHAKELLQYLKSIQPQTLVLNGDIIDIWSFSKSYFPAAHMNVLRQIIKMSNLGTRVIYITGNHDEALRKYSDFILGNFELVDKLTLDLDGKKAWIFHGDIFDSSTQGFAKILAKIGGKSYDLLILINSFINWFLTILGKEKRSYSKMIKDSVKKAVSFISNFETTAAEVAIQKKYSYVVCGHIHKPQIKEVKNEHGTVTYLNSGDWIENLTALEYKKQKWSLYQYKKDHYNDADNNEEKVVNDIVNKILS from the coding sequence ATGAAAAGAAAAAGAAAAATTCCTCTCGTTGTTTTAAGTGATGTTCACTTAGGTACTTATGGCTGCCACGCCAAAGAATTATTACAGTACTTAAAATCGATTCAGCCACAAACATTAGTTCTCAATGGTGACATTATAGACATTTGGAGTTTCTCCAAAAGTTATTTCCCTGCCGCCCACATGAATGTTTTGAGACAGATTATTAAAATGTCGAATCTCGGGACTCGCGTCATCTACATTACCGGAAATCACGACGAAGCTTTACGCAAATATTCCGATTTTATTTTAGGAAATTTTGAATTGGTCGACAAGTTAACTTTGGACTTGGACGGCAAAAAAGCATGGATTTTTCATGGTGATATTTTCGATTCCTCAACTCAGGGATTTGCCAAAATACTAGCCAAAATTGGCGGAAAAAGCTACGATTTATTAATTTTAATAAACAGCTTCATCAATTGGTTTCTGACTATTTTGGGTAAAGAAAAAAGAAGCTATTCCAAAATGATAAAAGACAGCGTCAAGAAAGCAGTTTCCTTTATCTCCAATTTTGAAACTACAGCTGCCGAAGTTGCTATTCAAAAAAAATACAGTTATGTAGTTTGCGGACACATTCACAAACCCCAAATAAAAGAAGTAAAAAACGAACACGGAACTGTTACGTACCTCAATAGCGGAGATTGGATTGAAAACCTCACTGCATTAGAATACAAAAAACAAAAATGGAGCCTTTATCAGTATAAAAAAGACCATTACAATGACGCCGACAATAATGAGGAAAAAGTAGTTAATGATATTGTCAACAAAATTCTCTCTTAA
- a CDS encoding glycosyltransferase family protein — MKIFYAIQATGNGHISRAVQLYPYLQKFGEIDFFLSGNNATLDINLPIKFRSEGCSLHYSKCGGLNYWDIAKNIKPRQIYKDAESLPLKNYDVIINDFDSITSLACKMQKVHSIQLGHQASFISPNTPRPEKKSVMGEMILKHYAPSPKNIGLHFDKYDDFILPPIIKDEIVNADPKNSEHITVYLPSFQQDCLEKAFNKLPNIKFHWFLNGTIAKHTVKNITYFPVNQEYFNKSLIKCEGIITGGGFETPAEALYLGKKLLSIPIRKHYEQECNAAALKKLGVPVLYDVDKDFHLTIENWLDSRIKYPTIKANNIPETLQFLFDTYHQK; from the coding sequence ATGAAAATATTTTACGCTATACAGGCCACAGGCAACGGACACATCAGCAGGGCGGTGCAATTGTATCCTTATCTGCAAAAATTTGGTGAAATTGATTTTTTCTTAAGCGGCAACAATGCGACTCTGGATATTAATTTGCCTATAAAATTCAGAAGTGAAGGCTGTAGTCTGCATTACAGCAAATGTGGCGGTTTGAATTATTGGGACATTGCCAAAAACATAAAGCCCCGACAGATTTACAAAGACGCCGAATCGCTGCCTCTGAAAAACTACGATGTAATTATCAATGATTTTGATTCGATTACTTCACTGGCCTGCAAAATGCAAAAAGTACATTCAATACAACTAGGACACCAAGCCAGTTTTATTTCTCCAAATACGCCAAGACCCGAAAAGAAAAGTGTTATGGGCGAAATGATTCTCAAACATTATGCTCCTTCTCCTAAAAACATCGGACTGCATTTTGACAAATACGATGACTTTATTCTTCCTCCTATCATCAAAGACGAAATCGTAAACGCCGACCCAAAAAACTCAGAACACATCACTGTTTATCTGCCTTCCTTTCAGCAAGATTGCCTAGAGAAAGCCTTCAATAAACTTCCGAACATAAAATTTCACTGGTTTCTGAATGGCACAATTGCCAAACACACCGTTAAGAACATCACTTATTTTCCCGTAAATCAAGAATATTTCAACAAGAGCCTTATAAAATGCGAGGGGATTATTACCGGTGGTGGTTTTGAAACACCAGCCGAAGCTTTATATCTTGGAAAAAAATTGCTTTCAATCCCAATTCGTAAACATTACGAACAAGAATGCAATGCCGCTGCACTCAAAAAACTGGGTGTCCCCGTTTTGTACGATGTGGACAAAGATTTTCACTTAACCATCGAAAACTGGCTGGATTCCCGAATAAAATATCCAACCATAAAAGCCAATAATATTCCCGAAACCCTGCAATTTTTATTTGACACCTATCACCAAAAATAA